In Candidatus Manganitrophus morganii, the genomic window GATCCGGAAAAGGGCCGTCGGGGATTGTCCAAGCGCGTCGGCGAGGAGAACCTTGTTGACCCCGCCGTGCGCGACGACCGCCACCTCTTCCCCCGCATGCTTCCTTAAAATGATCTCAAAGGCCGCCAATGCCCGCTCTCCAACCTCGCGATACGACTCTTCCCCTCCCGGGCGGCTGTCGGCCGGATTCGTCAACCAGGCGGACCATCCCTCCGGATCTCGGCCGGAGATCTCCTCGGCGGTGAGCCCCTCCCAGCGTCCGAAGTGCTTCTCTCGTAATTCAGACATCTGGAAGAGGGAAACACCGCATGCTTTTGCAATCGCCTCTCCTCCTCGGACACTTCGCTGAAGGTCACTCGTATAAACCTCTCGGATCGGACAGGAGGCAAGGCGCGCCGCGACCTCTTCGAGCTGCAAGAGCCCTCGCGGAGTGAGCCCGACATCGGTTTGGCCGTTGAAGGTCCTTCGCTCGAAGGTCGTCACCTCCCCGTGGCGGAGGAGATAAACGCGGGTGGGCCGATCTTCGGGGAGGAATTCAAAGCGAGGCGCTCCGTCGCACCATTTCATTCTGGTCGGGTCCTTACCGTAAACATAAAAAAGCCGGGATCTTAATAACAAGAACCCGGCTGATTCCGATTGATCTTGGTGGAGTGGGAGCCGAGCCGGGATGGCTCCCCATAAAACGGGGAGCAGACAGAAGCCTCATCCGACTCTTACAAACTGCCGAGCTAAATTGGAGCGGGAGACGGGACTTGAACCCGCGACCTCAACCTTGGGAAGGTTGCACTCTACCACTGAGTTACTCCCGCATAGGCTGGAAATTTTATCTGTTTCGAAAATCGTTGTCAAGCGTTTGAGTGTCATTCATTCGATAGAAGGCTGCCCGGCCTGCGATTGGCAAATGTGGAGGAGCTCTTCCCATCGGTCGTCCGGAAGAAGGTGGACGAACGGGCCTTGGGCTTCTTTTGCCAAGCGCTTCAGCCGTTCGATCCGCTCCTCCGTCAGCGGATGGGAAGAGAGGTACTTCAAAGCGGCCGGCATTTCCATCCCTTCTTTTTTGATCATTTCGAAGAAGGTGATCATTCCCTTCGGGTCGATCCCCGCGTCAATGAGCATCCGCATTCCCTCCCGATCGGCCTCTTCTTCATTCTGCCGGCTGTAGTGCATCAGCCCCAATGTCTTCGCGCTCTGGAGTCCGAATGCGATCCCTCCCGTTGCATCTCCGGTGAGGGCCGAAAGGAGCAGCCCCATCGACGTGTCCTGCAGAATCGATCGCGTGGCGTGGCGCTGAAGATTGTGTTGCAACTCATGCGCGAGGACGGCGGCGAGTTCCTCCGCCGTCTGCATCCGCTCCAGCAGCCCTCGAAAGATCACCGTGGTCCCGCCCGGCACGGCAAAAGCATTGACCAGCGGATGATCGACGACGATGACCCGAAAGCGGTACGGCGCATCCGGAAGAGAGCCGGTCAACTTTTTAACAAGATCCTCGATGATCGCCGATGGGCGCTCCTCTCTGCATCGGCTCTCCGGCGGGACCCATTGGTCGACGATCGCCTCCCCCATCCGCTCCTCCCAGGAGAAGGGAACATGCGGGGTGAGCATCGAAGCGAGGGCGGGAATGCCCCAAAAATAAAGGGTGAGTGAAAAGACGACGGTAAAAAGAGCGGCAAGGAAAGCGAGTTTCAGACGTCGCTTCCGCCGGGTCGGGTCGTTGAAGTGGGCCGTCTGATCGGGGGCCAGACGGTGAAGGGCATTCAGGAATCCTTCTTCCGAGATGAGAAGGATCTGCGGGTCGGGCCCGCCCCATTCCAACCGGATCTGCTCGCCCGGGTAGAAGCCCTGCGTCTGGCGAATCTCGCGATAAGGCCAGAAGAACGTCTTCTCCTGCTCGGTCGTCACCTTCAGACCGCTGCCGGTGAGGAGAATGGTTGCCGTTTGCCGATGGGCGGTTTGACCGTCGAGGTAGTAACCGCGCCACTCCATCGGCAAAGGGTTCAAGCGGCACCGAAATCGGAATCAAGATTGAGGAGTCCTCCCAGCCCCTCCCCCGTGGCCGAGGCGCTCTGGCTCTCCTGCTGAACCGACGCCAGATCGAGCGGGCCTTCCATTGTGAGGTGAGAGAGGGTGTAGCGAATATTTCGGATGACCACCCATGGCCAGGCAAGGCCCAAGGTCATCAGAAGAAGAAAAATATTTCCAAGATTCAGAAGGAGCAATCCCCCGCCGGTCATAGAAGCCCGGAAGCGGGCCGCGCCGAAGGTGGTCTGCTCCCACAAATATCGCTGCTTTTTAGCAAGAAACCAAAACCAGTAAAGACCGAGGGTCAAGATCGACAGAAAAACAGCGACCGCGAAACTTCCCCAGAGATCGCCCCCTCGCCCGTTGAATTCCCATTTCTTGCTTCCGAAGTAAGTGTGCGTGGTCATAAATCGATATTGATCGACCATAAAAATCGGATAGTAGAGTCCCAACGTCACGATGCTGAGGAGGGTTCCCCCAATGAAAAGCTTGATGAACGGGGCGGCCTCTCCGCGAAATGAAAACCGGATCCCCCGCCAGGAGGTCCGGCTCAAACGATACCGGCGCGCCCCGACCATGGCAAGGGGAATGAAGGTCAATAAGAGGCCATACGCAAGAAGGAGAACGCCGATTTGGGCGGTGAGTCCCCCGGGGACAAAAGGAACCGCCTGGAAAAGGGCATAGAGGAGACCGAATACCACGGCCGACTTGAGGAATCCGATGAAGAGCTCTTTGCCGGTGCCGTGATAGGCAAATCGATCTCCGTTGAACGCCATCTGCCCCCAAAGGTAGTTGCGGACGCGGACCTTTCCCCAGAAGTGATAAATGCCGAGGGTCACCAGGGTCAGAAACATGTTGATGATCCGGATGGCGAAGAGCGCCCCTCCTGTTCCATGGAAGGAGAGAGGGTGGACGAGGCCTGTCCCCCCCGCGTTGACATCGGTCTCGGTCGCCTCGGATTTCGGCACCGCTTCCCTTTTGATCGGTTGAGGGACGGCAGGCCGCGGCTCGATTGGAAGACCGGAAGCGATCCCCGCGATCGGCGCGCCGCACGCTTTGCAGGCCGATCGGGCCAGCTGGGTCAATCCACATTTGGAACACCGCATGCTTCCGGTCATTGTCGACGCCTCGCCTGAGAAACCATCCTCAGCCTATTTTCGGACAGAACCGCAACTCTTGAAAAGCAAGTGTAGCATGCGGCTTCAATTTCGCAAGCAGCTTACCCTGTATTATTCCGAAAGGGGATGTCCCTTTGAATCGAGGGGCGGTCGGGAATGCCTCTGCGGAGGGGAGATCAATGAGGCGAAATCATGACCGGAATGCACAAACGCCGACCGGTCCGCATTGAGTCTGGCGGGCTCGGCCGGTGCCGGAAAAGAGACCTTCGATCGGTAAGGACGATCGCCAGGTTTTACTTGGAATGTTTTTCGACGAATTTTTTGATCTCGTCGAGATTCTCCAAAATCAGCTTCGCTTTCTTCAAGCCAAACTGAAACGGAAACTTATCATCAGGTCCCTGGCTCAAGACCAGCATTGGGTTTCCCTTGAATTCGGATTCGGATGCAGGCATTTCTCACCTCCTTTTTATGAAGAAGCCCCTCGTTACGAAGGGATCTTCTTTTCCATTGTGCGGACCGACGGCGCGACCAGGTAGCTCCGGCTCCCCAGGGCCAAAGCGAAACCGACCGCTACGTAGATGACGCCGATGACCAGCGCCGGCGCTCCGAAGAAACGGATGGTCCGGCCGATCAAAATCATAACGAGGATCAACAGCCAGCTTTTTACGCTGAAGGTCATGTAGAAGGGGCTCTTCTCGGGAAGCTGCTCGATCCGGGCGATGTTCTTTTTGGCGATCTTCGGGAGAACAAAGTTCCCCTTCGCGAATCCGGTGATGAGCGCGATCAGCAGCCCGATCCCTTCGGCGATTCCGGGCGTCCCCCTGGCCGGGTCGAGCTCGCTCATCGTTCGTCCGCCGAAAAGAAAAATTCCTCCGGCGATTAGCAGACCGGTGCCGACGAGCGCCCAGAGCAGGAACGCCAATTTCAGATGGGTGTCGCGTGATACCTCCATTAATTTGCTCCTTTCTTTAATCTTTCGTTGCGTTGCCTTAAAACTTCGTACGCGACCACGCCGACGGCGACCGAGACGTTGAGCGAAGAAACCTTCCCCCGCATCGGCAGTGAGACGACCTGATCGCAGTGCTCGAGCACTTTTTGATGGACCCCTTTCCCTTCCGCGCCGACGACAACGGCGACCGGATCGGCAAAATCATACTCCAAATAAGAGGTCGGCGCTCCCGCCTCGATTCCGACGGTCCAGATGTTCTCTTTTTTCAGCCGGTCGATCGTCGCCGAGATATTGACCACCCGCGCCACGGGAACATGAACCACCGCGCCGGCCGACGCTTTCGAAACCACGCCGGTCAACCCGGCCGCGCGCCGCTCCGGGATGATTACCCCATGGACGCCGACGGCATCGGCGGTCCGGATGATCGCCCCCAAGTTACGCGGGTCTTCGACCTCGTCGAGGACCAGGAGAAAAGGAGTTTCCCCGCGCCGTCGAATTCCCTGTAGAATCTCATCCAGCTCGGTATAACTTTGGGCCGAGAGAAGACCGACCACCCCCTGATGTTTGGCGGTCTTGGCCATCCGGTCGAGCACATCGCGCGGAACCGTCTGGACCGTCGCCCGCTGCTGCCGGGCACTGGTCCGGATCTCGTCGACCTCCTGGCCGCCCCGGCCCGGCGCCAGGAAGACCTTGTTCAGCCGCTTCGCCCGGAGCGCCTCCAGGACCGGATTGATCCCGTAGATCACCGCCTCTTCGACGGAGAGCGAAGGCCGCGGCTCCCTTGGCTTTGGATCTCTGGGGGTTTTCTCTCTTCTCATCGCTTCACCCGCGTTGTCCCGTCCGGCCGGTCTTCGAGGACAATCCCCGCTTGGGCCAGCCGATCCCGGATCTCATCCGACTTCTTCCAATCTTTCTTCCGGCGCGCTTCCTCCCGTTCGCGGAGGAGCGATTGGATCGCCGCCTCATCGAACGCGGCCTTCGCTGGAAGACCTTTCTCCCAGGGTTGATGACTCCACTCGGAAGGAGGATTTCGGAAGAGGCCGAGGACACCGCCGAGCCCCTTCAGAAGCGCTTTCGCGATCCCTAGAAATGAATCTTCCCCCTTTGACATCCGGGCATTGACCTCGGAGCGAAACTCCTGAAGCACACCGATCGCACGGGCAGTATTAAAGTCATCCTCCATCGCCGCTTCGAACGCCTCTCGGAACCGATCCCACTCCGAACCGGCCGCAACACTGTTTGCGGGAGAGATCGATTGCAAATTCATCTCCTCCAACTTCTGAAAAAGCTCATAGAAATGATCGAGACCGCTCTTCGCCGTCTTGAGGCTCTGATCGGAAAAATCGACCGGAGATCGATAATGGGTCGAGAGAAGGTAGAAGCGAATCACCTCGGCGATCATCGCCTCTGGAAATCGAGGGGACTTCTCGAAGATTTCTTTCACCGTGAAGAAATTGCCGAGCGACTTCGACATCTTCTCCTGATCGACGGTGACGAAGCCATGGTGAATCCAGGTCCGGACGAACTCCTTTCCGGTCGCCGCCTCCGATTGGGCGATTTCGTTTTCATGATGCGGGAAGATCAAATCCTTGCCGCCGCCGTGCAGATCGAGGGTCTCCCCCAGCAGCTTCATCGACATCGCCGAGCACTCGATATGCCACCCCGGTCTCCCCATCCCCCAGGGGCTCTCCCAGGCCGGCTCCCCCGGCTTCGACGATTTCCAGAGGGCGAAGTCGAGCGGGCTTTTCTTTCGCTCATCGACCTCCACCCGCGCGCCCGAAATCATCTCGTCGAGCTTCTGCTTCGAGAGCTTTCCATACGAGGGAAACTTCGCCACCTCGTAATAGACATCCCCGTCTACAGGATAAGCGATCCCTTTCGAGATCAATGCCTCGATCAGTCCGATCATTTCGGGGATGTATTCGGTCGCCTTCGGCGCCGCCGTCGGAAGCCGCACCCCCAGCCGGGCCATGTCCTCTTCGTAGGAGGCGATATACTTTTCAGAAATCTCCTTCCACTCCTTCCCCTCCTGCTGCGCACGGCGGATGATCTTATCATCGACATCGGTGAAATTTTTGATATAGTGCACCGAGAGCCCCTTGTACTCCAGATAATTTCTGACTACATCGAAGACGATCGCCGACCGCGCATGGCCGAGGTGGCAATGATCGTAGACGGTCACGCCGCAGACATAGAGGCGGACCTCTTTGTCCATCATCGGGGACCACGGCTCCTTTTCGCCGGAAAGAGTATTGCTGATTTTTAGCATCGATTTTTCCTGCTGAACGGCCTAGTATGATTTCAGGCGGGCTGCGGTGTCAAGATGCAGACAGTATCATTTATGAGCGTCCGTTCCCGTCGATTCCTCTTCCTTGCTCCAACCGGACGCCCCCAAGAACGGAACAAAAAGACAGGGTGTGATCGAGACGGTGACAGGCCCTTTTTCTTCCTTGACGATCTTCTTCAGCGTTTGCGACGTCCGCTCTCCGATGGGGATCACCATCCTCCCGCCGACCTTGAGCTGATCCATTAAGACCGACGGAATCTGAGGCGCTCCCGCGGCGACCAGGATCGCATCGAACGGGGCCTCGTCCTTCCAGCCGAAAGAGCCATCGGCCTGTCGGATGACGGCGTTCCGGTAGCCGAGCTCTTCAATCATCTTCCACGCCTTCGAAACCAAGAATTGAATCCGCTCGATCGAGCAGACCCGCGCCGCCAATTCCGCCAGCACCGCCGTCTGATAGCCCGATCCGGTCCCAATCTCCAACACCTTCTCGGTCCCCTTCAGCGCCAGCGCCTCCGACATCAACGCCACCATGTACGGCTGGGAGATCGTCTGCCTCTCCCCGATCGGAAGGGCATGGTCGCCATAGGCCCGGTCGCGAAACGCCTCCTCGACGAAGAGATGCCGGGGGACCTTCCGCATCGCCGCCAGCACCCGCTCGTCCTTGATCCCCCTGGGGATCAGCTGGTCTTCGACCATGCGGCGCCGCGCGGTCTCAAAATGATTCATGATCGGTCTTATCCTATGCAAAAACGCAGATAAAAGAAGGGTGAGGCGATTTTCCATTTATCATTTATCATTGCTCATTTGCGCTCATTTGCGCTCATTTGCCATTTTAAAATCGGAAATGAAAAATGGAAAACGATAAATGGAAAATCCCTTACTTTGGGCCTCACCTCAACCGATCTCCGTCTCCAGCTGCTCTTTCCAGGAGCGGAGCCGTTCGACCGTTTCGTGATGGGTGAGATCGAGATGAAGCGGGGTCACCGAGATCTCCCCGCGCTCGACCGCCTCATGATCGGAATTCTTCCGCTTCTCCCATTTCATTCCGTTGAGGCCGATCCAGAAATATTTTCTCCCGCGCGGATCGGTGTTCTCGATGATGGTGCTGTCGTCGAAAACCCGCTTGCCGAGCGTGGTGATCCGAACACCCTTGATCTCGTTCGGGGGAAGATTCGGGGCATTGACGTTGAGGAAGACCTCCCGCGAAAGCCCCTCCTTCAGAACCAGCCGCACCAGCCCGACGGCAAACCGCGCCGCCGTTTCGAAGTGATACTGGCCGTCGCCCAGTTGGGAGAAAGCGATCGAAGGAATTCCGAGAAGGGTCCCCTCCATCGCCGCAGAGACCGTCCCGGAATAGGTCACGTCGTCGCCGAGATTCCCTCCCTTATTGATCCCGGAGACGATCAAATCGGGCCGCGCGTTCTTCAATAAGTAGAGCACCCCGAGATTGACGCAGTCGGTCGGCGTCCCGTTGACGCTGAACACCCCCGGACGGAGCTCATCGGCGCGAAGCGGCTTATGAAGAGTCAAGGCATGGCCCGCCGCGTTCCGTTCACGATCGGGGGCGATCACCACCACCTTGCCGACCTCTTTGAGTGCGTCGGCCAGCTGATGCAGGCCGGGCGAGTGGACGCCGTCATCATTCGTCGCCAGAATGAGCTTTTCCTTCTTGCTCAAAACAAAAACCTTTCTACCCTTACCGGAGCAGAGGCGCGGCGCCCCTGCACAAAACAAAAAAAGCTGCCAAGCAGCTTTCAGATCTTATCTCAATGACCCTGGGCCTGTCGGTGAGCGGTCTGACCTCTCTTCACGAAAGATGGACCGCTCACCTACAAATTGGTCGGGGCGACTGGATTTGAACCAGCGACCACTCGCACCCCAAACGAGTGCGCTACCAGGCTGCGCTACGCCCCGCCTAACTTAAAATGTGTAAAACTTCTTCCAGTTCCCTTCGAACCCGATCGAGGGTCTCTTCGTGACGGGGTTCTCTCATCGGCGGATCCGATGGAACGGGGGCGCCGTTCAATTTCTTCTTCGCCCCCGCGATCGTCATCCCCTCCTGGTAAAGGAGCTTCTTGATCTGAAGGATCAGATCGATCTCCCGCTTCGTGTAGACCCGTTGGTTTCCTTTACTCTTCTTCGGATGAAGGGCCGGAAACTCCGATTCCCAAAAACGGAGGACGTATGCTTCCAGGCCGGTGAGCTGACTGACCTCCCCAATCTTATAAAAGAGTTTGTCCTGCATCCTCTCCTATGCCTACTGGTTGACGAACTTTTTAAAGACCTGGCTCGGTCTGAATGTCACCACACGGCGGGGGGTGATTCCGATCTCCTCGCCTGTCTTTGGATTTCGACCCTTCCGAGCCCGCTTCTGTCGAACGACAAAATTTCCAAAACCGGCGACCTTGACCATCTCCCCTTTCTTGAGGACCTCCTTGATTGAATTCAGTATGACTTCAAGAATATCGGCCGATTCCTTCTTAGAGATTCCTAACTTGTCGAAGACTTCATTGGCGATGTCGGCTTTTCTCATCGTGACCCCTTTCTTCGGTCCATTTCGGCTGGGTTTATTCTTGAAGACAGTCTCTCTCTCGGAGAGCTTGCAAATTGGCCATAAAATACAATAGGTTGCCGATAATGTCAAGTGTTTTATTCGTAGGGAATACGGAAGAGAAGAGGAATATCCGGCCTTACCGTCTATTTTCCGCCCTTGGAAACCTTCGGCGGTGAGATCCACTCGGAGAAAAAGATCAATCGAAAATCACGGGATCTTCAAGGCAGGTCGGTATTTCGGGCTACGGCAGGGCCAGGCGGCCCTGGCTGATGGTTCCTTTATCGACCCATTCCTCGACGACGGTTTTCGCCATGTTGATCGGAATGGCGAAGCCGATCCCTTGTCCCGTGGCGACGATGGCGGTGTTGATGCCGATCACCTCCCCCTTGGCATTGAGGAGAGGGCCGCCGCTGTTTCCGAAGTTGATTGAGGCGTCGGTTTGGATAAAGTTGTCCTGATCCGTCAGGCCGAGGTCGGTCCTTCCGGTCGCGCTGATGACGCCGACGGTCACCGTCCGGTCAAGGCCGAAGGGGTTTCCGATCGCAATCGCCCACTCTCCCACCTGAAGCCGGCCCGAGTCGCCGAGGTCGGCCAC contains:
- a CDS encoding DUF898 domain-containing protein; its protein translation is MTGSMRCSKCGLTQLARSACKACGAPIAGIASGLPIEPRPAVPQPIKREAVPKSEATETDVNAGGTGLVHPLSFHGTGGALFAIRIINMFLTLVTLGIYHFWGKVRVRNYLWGQMAFNGDRFAYHGTGKELFIGFLKSAVVFGLLYALFQAVPFVPGGLTAQIGVLLLAYGLLLTFIPLAMVGARRYRLSRTSWRGIRFSFRGEAAPFIKLFIGGTLLSIVTLGLYYPIFMVDQYRFMTTHTYFGSKKWEFNGRGGDLWGSFAVAVFLSILTLGLYWFWFLAKKQRYLWEQTTFGAARFRASMTGGGLLLLNLGNIFLLLMTLGLAWPWVVIRNIRYTLSHLTMEGPLDLASVQQESQSASATGEGLGGLLNLDSDFGAA
- a CDS encoding M48 family metallopeptidase, with amino-acid sequence MEWRGYYLDGQTAHRQTATILLTGSGLKVTTEQEKTFFWPYREIRQTQGFYPGEQIRLEWGGPDPQILLISEEGFLNALHRLAPDQTAHFNDPTRRKRRLKLAFLAALFTVVFSLTLYFWGIPALASMLTPHVPFSWEERMGEAIVDQWVPPESRCREERPSAIIEDLVKKLTGSLPDAPYRFRVIVVDHPLVNAFAVPGGTTVIFRGLLERMQTAEELAAVLAHELQHNLQRHATRSILQDTSMGLLLSALTGDATGGIAFGLQSAKTLGLMHYSRQNEEEADREGMRMLIDAGIDPKGMITFFEMIKKEGMEMPAALKYLSSHPLTEERIERLKRLAKEAQGPFVHLLPDDRWEELLHICQSQAGQPSIE
- a CDS encoding MerR family transcriptional regulator, whose protein sequence is MQDKLFYKIGEVSQLTGLEAYVLRFWESEFPALHPKKSKGNQRVYTKREIDLILQIKKLLYQEGMTIAGAKKKLNGAPVPSDPPMREPRHEETLDRVRRELEEVLHILS
- a CDS encoding protein-L-isoaspartate(D-aspartate) O-methyltransferase codes for the protein MNHFETARRRMVEDQLIPRGIKDERVLAAMRKVPRHLFVEEAFRDRAYGDHALPIGERQTISQPYMVALMSEALALKGTEKVLEIGTGSGYQTAVLAELAARVCSIERIQFLVSKAWKMIEELGYRNAVIRQADGSFGWKDEAPFDAILVAAGAPQIPSVLMDQLKVGGRMVIPIGERTSQTLKKIVKEEKGPVTVSITPCLFVPFLGASGWSKEEESTGTDAHK
- the surE gene encoding 5'/3'-nucleotidase SurE, producing MSKKEKLILATNDDGVHSPGLHQLADALKEVGKVVVIAPDRERNAAGHALTLHKPLRADELRPGVFSVNGTPTDCVNLGVLYLLKNARPDLIVSGINKGGNLGDDVTYSGTVSAAMEGTLLGIPSIAFSQLGDGQYHFETAARFAVGLVRLVLKEGLSREVFLNVNAPNLPPNEIKGVRITTLGKRVFDDSTIIENTDPRGRKYFWIGLNGMKWEKRKNSDHEAVERGEISVTPLHLDLTHHETVERLRSWKEQLETEIG
- the rlmB gene encoding 23S rRNA (guanosine(2251)-2'-O)-methyltransferase RlmB, which gives rise to MRREKTPRDPKPREPRPSLSVEEAVIYGINPVLEALRAKRLNKVFLAPGRGGQEVDEIRTSARQQRATVQTVPRDVLDRMAKTAKHQGVVGLLSAQSYTELDEILQGIRRRGETPFLLVLDEVEDPRNLGAIIRTADAVGVHGVIIPERRAAGLTGVVSKASAGAVVHVPVARVVNISATIDRLKKENIWTVGIEAGAPTSYLEYDFADPVAVVVGAEGKGVHQKVLEHCDQVVSLPMRGKVSSLNVSVAVGVVAYEVLRQRNERLKKGAN
- a CDS encoding histidine phosphatase family protein — translated: MKWCDGAPRFEFLPEDRPTRVYLLRHGEVTTFERRTFNGQTDVGLTPRGLLQLEEVAARLASCPIREVYTSDLQRSVRGGEAIAKACGVSLFQMSELREKHFGRWEGLTAEEISGRDPEGWSAWLTNPADSRPGGEESYREVGERALAAFEIILRKHAGEEVAVVAHGGVNKVLLADALGQSPTALFRIEQKYAALNIIDYFKNRAVVKLING
- the cysS gene encoding cysteine--tRNA ligase, producing MLKISNTLSGEKEPWSPMMDKEVRLYVCGVTVYDHCHLGHARSAIVFDVVRNYLEYKGLSVHYIKNFTDVDDKIIRRAQQEGKEWKEISEKYIASYEEDMARLGVRLPTAAPKATEYIPEMIGLIEALISKGIAYPVDGDVYYEVAKFPSYGKLSKQKLDEMISGARVEVDERKKSPLDFALWKSSKPGEPAWESPWGMGRPGWHIECSAMSMKLLGETLDLHGGGKDLIFPHHENEIAQSEAATGKEFVRTWIHHGFVTVDQEKMSKSLGNFFTVKEIFEKSPRFPEAMIAEVIRFYLLSTHYRSPVDFSDQSLKTAKSGLDHFYELFQKLEEMNLQSISPANSVAAGSEWDRFREAFEAAMEDDFNTARAIGVLQEFRSEVNARMSKGEDSFLGIAKALLKGLGGVLGLFRNPPSEWSHQPWEKGLPAKAAFDEAAIQSLLREREEARRKKDWKKSDEIRDRLAQAGIVLEDRPDGTTRVKR
- a CDS encoding integration host factor subunit alpha, translating into MRKADIANEVFDKLGISKKESADILEVILNSIKEVLKKGEMVKVAGFGNFVVRQKRARKGRNPKTGEEIGITPRRVVTFRPSQVFKKFVNQ